A genome region from Anaerolineae bacterium includes the following:
- a CDS encoding DUF5615 family PIN-like protein, producing the protein MREGFVLLTHDLDFGELVAASGARLPSVVVFRLRNMRPQ; encoded by the coding sequence CTGAGAGAGGGTTTTGTCTTGCTAACCCATGATCTTGATTTTGGCGAACTTGTTGCTGCAAGCGGCGCTCGACTCCCAAGTGTTGTTGTGTTTCGGTTGCGAAATATGCGTCCCCAA